Proteins encoded by one window of Leptolyngbya sp. FACHB-261:
- the queF gene encoding preQ(1) synthase yields the protein MADLTNPQTSSASLEISPATSEKEPKYGERLIEEGGLITFPNPRPGRDYDIQMTLPEFTCKCPFSGYPDFATIYLTYTPNERVVELKTIKLYINSYRDRYISHEEAINQILDDFVAACDPWRVHLKGDYNPRGNVHTVVEVHYDRQKGFGVRN from the coding sequence ATGGCTGATCTGACCAATCCCCAAACCAGTTCTGCTTCGCTTGAAATCTCTCCGGCTACTTCAGAAAAAGAGCCCAAATATGGTGAACGCCTGATCGAAGAGGGAGGGTTGATCACCTTCCCTAACCCTCGACCGGGACGGGATTACGACATCCAAATGACGTTGCCAGAGTTTACCTGCAAATGTCCGTTTTCGGGCTACCCGGATTTTGCAACCATCTATCTCACTTACACGCCCAATGAGCGGGTGGTAGAACTCAAAACGATCAAGCTTTACATCAATAGCTATCGCGATCGCTATATCTCCCACGAAGAAGCGATTAATCAGATTTTGGATGACTTTGTTGCCGCTTGTGATCCTTGGCGGGTGCATCTCAAGGGTGACTACAACCCGCGCGGCAATGTGCACACCGTGGTTGAGGTGCATTACGACCGACAGAAGGGGTTTGGAGTTAGAAATTAG
- a CDS encoding methylenetetrahydrofolate reductase, with translation MTAPIPRRSALAQAAARGEFLITAEVAPPCGSDPSLMLSHARLLKDRVHAVNITDCSRAVLRMSALVSSALLLREGIEPVCQLACRDRNRLALMADLMGASALGVWNVLALTGDPVKAGNHPEAKSVFDLESVRLLQLISKLNAGLDCRDQPLCDGPTELFAGAAVDPQSGSWSGLQRRFERKLAAGAQFFQSQMITDFDRLSKFMDQVGNPSGKPVLAGIFLLKSAKNAQFVNRCVPGVNIPDSIIERLAQAPDPLAEGVQIAAEQVRAARDLCQGVHLMAVKKENLIPQILDLAGIAPLFKIQN, from the coding sequence ATGACTGCTCCTATTCCCCGTCGCTCAGCGCTAGCCCAAGCCGCAGCACGGGGTGAGTTTTTGATTACTGCAGAGGTGGCGCCGCCCTGCGGCAGTGACCCGTCTTTGATGCTCAGTCACGCTCGCCTGCTCAAAGACCGAGTCCATGCGGTCAACATTACCGACTGTAGTCGGGCTGTGTTGCGCATGAGTGCTCTGGTTTCATCAGCGCTACTGTTGCGTGAGGGTATCGAGCCAGTGTGCCAGCTAGCCTGCCGCGACCGTAATCGTCTGGCTTTGATGGCCGATCTGATGGGGGCCTCGGCGCTGGGGGTTTGGAATGTTTTGGCACTCACGGGCGATCCGGTCAAAGCCGGCAATCACCCAGAAGCGAAAAGTGTCTTCGATCTGGAGTCAGTGCGACTACTGCAATTGATCAGTAAGCTCAATGCTGGCCTTGACTGCCGCGATCAGCCGCTCTGTGATGGGCCAACTGAACTGTTTGCGGGTGCTGCGGTAGATCCGCAATCGGGAAGTTGGTCGGGATTGCAGCGACGGTTTGAGCGTAAGTTAGCCGCTGGAGCCCAATTTTTTCAGAGCCAGATGATTACTGACTTCGATCGTCTGTCGAAATTTATGGACCAGGTGGGTAACCCTAGCGGTAAGCCCGTGTTGGCTGGCATCTTTTTACTGAAGTCGGCTAAAAACGCTCAGTTTGTTAATCGCTGCGTACCAGGTGTCAATATTCCAGACTCGATTATTGAACGCTTAGCTCAGGCACCTGATCCTTTAGCCGAGGGTGTGCAGATCGCGGCTGAGCAGGTCCGTGCTGCACGCGATCTCTGCCAGGGCGTTCATTTGATGGCGGTCAAGAAAGAGAATTTGATTCCTCAGATTCTCGATTTAGCAGGCATTGCTCCTCTGTTTAAGATCCAGAACTAG
- a CDS encoding peptidylprolyl isomerase codes for MTTALQIGKRVITAEEIIPLLTSYQMLPQLVRESLIDQAIADIACTEEETTSACEQFYERRQLTSEAARQAWLQCHDLTLEQLQALATRDLRIEKFKQATWGHKLQSYFLNRKEQLDKVIYSLIRTHDMGIAQELYFRIGEGEQTFSELTREYAQGPEAQTDGLVGPVELGKLHPTLARILSLSQPGHLWMPIHLGEWFVVVRLEKWLSAQFDEAMRCRLLNELFENWLQKQMQQQFVEQQSHSTSNAFL; via the coding sequence ATGACCACAGCCTTACAAATCGGTAAGCGAGTGATTACTGCCGAAGAGATTATTCCCTTACTAACCAGTTATCAGATGTTGCCTCAGTTGGTCCGTGAGAGCCTGATTGATCAAGCGATCGCTGATATAGCTTGCACTGAGGAAGAAACTACAAGTGCTTGTGAACAGTTTTATGAGAGACGCCAGCTCACCTCAGAAGCAGCACGGCAAGCTTGGCTACAATGTCACGACTTGACCTTAGAACAGTTGCAAGCTCTAGCCACCCGAGACTTGCGAATTGAGAAATTTAAGCAGGCAACTTGGGGGCACAAGCTGCAAAGCTATTTCCTGAACCGCAAAGAGCAGTTAGATAAGGTCATATATTCCCTAATTCGAACTCACGATATGGGAATTGCTCAGGAACTTTACTTTCGAATTGGCGAAGGAGAGCAAACCTTTTCTGAGTTAACCCGCGAGTATGCCCAGGGACCAGAAGCGCAAACTGATGGCTTAGTTGGCCCCGTAGAGCTGGGTAAGCTCCATCCAACCCTAGCCCGCATACTCTCGTTGAGCCAGCCCGGTCATCTTTGGATGCCGATTCATTTAGGGGAATGGTTCGTGGTTGTCAGGCTAGAGAAATGGCTCTCTGCCCAGTTCGATGAAGCAATGCGCTGCCGTCTCTTGAATGAACTCTTCGAAAACTGGCTCCAAAAGCAAATGCAGCAGCAGTTCGTTGAACAGCAGTCTCACTCTACTTCTAATGCTTTTCTCTAA
- a CDS encoding pre-peptidase C-terminal domain-containing protein, whose amino-acid sequence MTAEFNVGPLGYDVTQTFQDSVDDTDPSDVYGFSLSEAQPLNLSLTGITENTDVDVRLYRDINGNGQIDYDVDQAVASSIRGSNQDDFINLDSLDAGQYLADVYQYAGDSPYTLSLSTTNPSNLLPTEVNVGSLTDTQTFFGSVNSTNTADTYRFSLDSASALNLSLTGLSQDADVRLIQDSNNNGVIDDSDVIESSVRASNFDESINLSSLGQGDYFAQVYQYSGDTDYTLSLSATNPSNLLPTEVNVGSLTDTQTFFGSVNSTNTADTYRFSLDGASALNLSLTGLSQDADVRLIQDSNNNGVIDDIDVIESSVRASNFDESINLSSLGQGDYFAQVYQYSGDTDYTLSLSTTNPSNLLPTEVNVGSLTGTQTFFGSVNSTDTADTYRFSLDSASALNLSLTGLSQDADVRLIQDSNNNGVIDDSDVIESSVLPSNLDESINLSSLAQGDYFAQVYQFSGDTDYTLSLSTTNPSNLLPTEVNVGSLTGTQTFFGSVNGTDTADTYRFSLDSASALNLSLTGLSQDADVRLIQDSNNNGVIDDSDVIESSVLPSNFDESINLSSLGQGDYFAQVYQFSGDTDYTLSLSATNSNDLLVNEVDIGSVTGPQVFRDSVGSTDTSDLYRFSVDFDSPLNITAKGLSSTASVRFIQDVNSNGLVESGEFFSPTAREGVIAANLSSLSTNNLSPGTFYVQVSDTDNSNYSLGISTSGPSDLLVPENDLGTLDNGARNFSDSVSSFDTSDLYNFSLSESRSFTASISGLSSDADLRLIQDLDSNDIIDSTDLIIDSTFGGTTTDTVNSLLDAGNYFVQVYQFSGDTSYNLGLTVS is encoded by the coding sequence ATGACGGCGGAGTTTAACGTTGGTCCCCTAGGTTATGACGTTACTCAAACCTTTCAGGATTCTGTTGACGACACTGATCCCAGTGATGTCTATGGCTTCTCCTTAAGTGAAGCCCAACCCCTCAACTTATCCCTAACTGGCATCACAGAGAATACAGATGTTGATGTTCGGCTGTACCGAGATATCAACGGCAACGGTCAAATCGATTATGACGTAGATCAAGCTGTTGCTAGTTCAATTCGTGGTAGCAACCAGGATGATTTCATCAATCTTGATTCCTTGGATGCAGGGCAATACCTTGCAGATGTTTATCAATATGCAGGCGACAGCCCATACACTTTGAGTCTGTCAACTACTAATCCCAGCAATCTCCTGCCTACTGAGGTTAATGTTGGCTCTTTAACTGATACCCAGACTTTCTTTGGTTCAGTTAACAGCACTAATACAGCTGACACCTACAGGTTCAGCCTCGATAGCGCAAGCGCTTTAAACTTGTCTCTTACAGGTCTGAGCCAAGACGCAGACGTTCGGCTAATCCAGGACAGTAACAATAACGGAGTCATCGACGATAGTGATGTAATTGAGAGTTCAGTTCGTGCTAGTAATTTTGACGAATCAATTAATCTGTCATCTCTGGGCCAAGGCGATTACTTTGCTCAAGTCTACCAATACAGTGGTGACACCGACTACACCCTCAGCTTGTCAGCTACTAATCCCAGCAATCTCCTGCCCACCGAGGTTAATGTTGGCTCTTTAACTGATACCCAAACTTTCTTTGGTTCGGTTAACAGCACTAATACAGCTGACACCTACAGGTTTAGCCTTGATGGCGCAAGTGCTTTGAACCTGTCTCTCACAGGTCTGAGCCAAGATGCAGATGTTCGGCTAATCCAGGACAGTAACAATAACGGAGTCATTGATGATATTGATGTAATCGAGAGTTCAGTTCGTGCTAGTAACTTTGACGAATCAATCAATCTATCGTCTCTGGGTCAGGGCGATTACTTTGCTCAGGTCTACCAATACAGTGGTGACACCGATTACACCCTCAGCTTGTCAACTACTAATCCCAGCAATCTCCTGCCCACCGAGGTTAATGTCGGTTCTTTAACTGGTACCCAAACTTTCTTTGGTTCAGTTAACAGTACTGATACAGCTGACACCTACAGGTTTAGCCTTGATAGCGCAAGTGCTTTGAATCTGTCTCTTACAGGTCTGAGCCAAGATGCAGACGTTCGGCTAATCCAGGACAGTAACAATAACGGAGTCATTGATGATAGTGATGTAATCGAGAGTTCAGTCCTTCCCAGTAATCTTGACGAATCAATTAATCTATCATCTCTGGCCCAAGGCGATTACTTTGCTCAAGTCTACCAATTTAGCGGTGACACTGATTACACCCTTAGCTTGTCAACTACTAATCCCAGTAATCTCCTGCCTACTGAGGTTAACGTCGGTTCTTTAACTGGTACCCAAACTTTCTTTGGTTCGGTTAACGGCACTGATACAGCTGACACCTACAGGTTTAGCCTTGATAGCGCAAGTGCTTTGAATCTGTCTCTTACAGGTCTGAGCCAAGATGCAGACGTTCGGCTAATCCAAGACAGTAACAATAACGGAGTCATTGATGATAGTGATGTAATCGAGAGTTCAGTCCTTCCCAGTAATTTTGACGAATCAATTAATCTATCGTCTCTGGGTCAGGGTGATTACTTTGCTCAAGTCTACCAATTTAGCGGTGACACTGATTACACCCTCAGCTTGTCAGCTACTAATTCAAACGATCTTTTGGTGAATGAAGTTGATATTGGCTCTGTGACTGGTCCTCAGGTCTTCAGAGACTCTGTTGGCAGCACCGACACGTCGGACTTGTATCGCTTCAGTGTTGATTTTGACAGCCCTCTCAATATCACAGCTAAAGGGCTGAGCAGTACCGCCTCTGTACGCTTCATTCAGGATGTCAATAGCAATGGTCTTGTAGAGTCTGGCGAATTCTTTAGCCCTACAGCCCGTGAAGGGGTTATTGCAGCAAACTTAAGCTCCTTGTCAACCAACAATCTTAGCCCAGGTACTTTCTATGTCCAGGTTTCTGATACTGATAACAGCAACTACAGCCTAGGCATATCCACTTCTGGACCGAGCGATTTGTTAGTTCCTGAGAATGACCTAGGAACTTTGGACAATGGAGCCCGTAACTTCAGTGACTCTGTGTCTAGCTTTGACACTTCTGATTTGTACAACTTCAGCCTGAGCGAATCCCGCAGCTTCACTGCCTCAATCAGTGGCCTCTCCAGTGATGCCGATCTCCGCCTGATCCAAGACCTGGATAGCAACGATATTATCGATTCAACTGACCTCATTATCGATTCAACTTTTGGAGGTACAACCACAGATACTGTCAACAGTCTTCTAGACGCAGGCAATTACTTTGTCCAGGTCTATCAGTTCTCAGGAGACACCTCTTACAATCTCGGCCTCACCGTGAGCTGA
- a CDS encoding YkvA family protein yields the protein MRTLTVLSRWFRNPATRPWVLLGVLIYLLSPIDLLPDVFPGLGKLDDLAAIGFVVVQVLGLLLSPPKPEPLETTTNTAVNSSSNTDVNTVNTIDVKATEIQ from the coding sequence ATGCGAACTCTGACTGTTCTCTCCCGTTGGTTCCGCAACCCAGCCACTCGCCCCTGGGTTTTGTTAGGGGTGCTCATCTATCTTCTTAGCCCAATTGACCTGCTGCCCGATGTGTTTCCAGGATTGGGGAAATTAGATGATCTAGCTGCCATAGGTTTTGTCGTAGTACAAGTTCTGGGCTTACTGCTGAGTCCTCCCAAGCCTGAACCGCTCGAAACCACGACCAACACAGCCGTCAACAGCAGCAGCAATACAGACGTCAATACTGTTAATACTATCGACGTCAAGGCAACTGAAATTCAGTGA
- the trpS gene encoding tryptophan--tRNA ligase, whose translation MSKPRIFSGAQPTGNPHLGNYLGAFRNWVEQQEAYENYFCVVDLHAMTVPHDPQELRSNTRRLAALYIASGIDPERSTIFVQSQVSAHAEMTWLFNCITPINWLTDMIQYKEKAERQGENVGTGLLDYPVLMAADILLYQTDVVPVGEDQKQHLELTRDIANRFNHLFGSQEQPVFKLPEPLIRAEGKRVMSLTDGTKKMSKSDPSELSRINLLDSPEEITKKIKRCKTDPIRGLEFDNLERPECNNLLGLYQIFSGKTKQAVATECADMGWGQFKPLLTETLIEGLKPIRERYAEVVDTPGYLDTVLQQGSERAAEAANATLHQAKAAMGLLMP comes from the coding sequence ATGAGTAAGCCCCGCATTTTCTCCGGTGCCCAGCCCACTGGCAATCCGCATCTGGGCAATTATCTGGGCGCGTTCCGCAACTGGGTGGAGCAACAGGAAGCCTACGAAAATTATTTCTGTGTGGTCGATCTGCACGCGATGACCGTGCCTCACGACCCGCAGGAATTGAGGAGTAATACCCGCAGGTTGGCAGCGCTTTATATTGCCAGTGGCATTGACCCAGAACGCTCTACCATCTTTGTGCAGTCTCAGGTCAGTGCTCACGCTGAAATGACCTGGCTGTTCAACTGCATCACGCCGATTAACTGGCTGACTGACATGATTCAGTACAAGGAAAAGGCGGAACGGCAGGGCGAGAATGTTGGTACAGGCTTGCTCGATTACCCCGTGCTCATGGCGGCAGATATCTTGCTGTACCAGACTGATGTGGTACCGGTTGGTGAAGACCAGAAGCAACATCTAGAGCTGACCCGCGACATTGCCAATCGCTTTAATCACCTTTTCGGAAGCCAGGAGCAGCCCGTGTTTAAGCTGCCAGAACCCTTGATTCGGGCTGAGGGCAAGCGGGTGATGAGTTTGACCGATGGCACTAAGAAAATGTCTAAGTCGGACCCGTCAGAGCTGAGCCGGATCAATCTGCTCGACTCGCCGGAGGAAATTACCAAGAAGATCAAACGCTGCAAAACTGACCCAATCCGAGGCCTAGAGTTTGACAACTTGGAACGGCCAGAGTGCAATAACCTGTTGGGGCTTTACCAGATTTTCTCTGGCAAAACCAAGCAAGCGGTAGCTACTGAATGTGCAGACATGGGTTGGGGGCAGTTCAAGCCTTTGCTGACCGAAACTCTGATTGAGGGACTGAAGCCGATTCGAGAGCGCTACGCTGAGGTGGTAGACACTCCCGGTTATCTCGATACTGTGCTGCAACAGGGCAGCGAACGCGCTGCCGAGGCAGCCAATGCAACCCTGCATCAAGCTAAGGCTGCGATGGGGCTCCTAATGCCCTAG
- a CDS encoding S-layer family protein, whose amino-acid sequence MKQKWTLELRRLKLVGSVALFWLSTCGLSALAQSTDLRPDTLAPRNLGTRVQPINGRTQQIQGGTQRGTNLFHSFSEFNVPEGRSVYFENPTGVTNILSRVTGANSSNIAGVLGVGAPGAIGAANLFLINPNGIIFGPNSRLELGGSFLASTASSLRFNHWEFSTTNPQPVPLLVIDVPIGLQFGDSPKDIVNRSSTNDIGLQVQPARTLALVGGNVRLEGGLITASNGRVELGGVAGLETIKFSLRDSDIYLDALPANVERADIRLRNSARISVDSGAINIQARSFTLDSFPTQISALGLENLNAGNITISASNSVELFGPILSVDRFSGKGDGGVISIETGRLSVSDRAVIEANTRPSTIGSPGNITIRATDSIRVRGSSQISAYPLEYSMDSPNSSGGSLIIETGSLTIQDGSKVRGRQVSVYASNLLELIGTSAENNLAKYENDRTSLLSETQDNRNAGGISITTGRLIVRDGASISARTNGSGRAANLTIDAYDSVELSGTSAFNEQLGNRFPSGLFSGTSGSGAGGDLTIRTGRLLVQDGALVSARTLGAGNGGNITVNASVIEALNGGQILTTTNSSGSAGNITLNATDNIILSGSDPIFTARQGQFDSDLLNPDGLASGVFTRTQGTGAAGSLTIKTGELLVSDGAQLNVSIERVSNEIESDAGILDIEARSVQLDRGAIRAITTSGNGGNIELRIQDLLSLRRNSEISTSAGKVGAGGNGGNITIDAPGAFILAAPLDNSDITANAFEGGGGRVQITAQGILGLVPRTLEDLRTVLATEEPSQLDPDRLQTNDVTAISQTNSALNGQVIVNAPDAVDPNQGLLNLPTDVLDATGLIAQGCSVPSGQVANAFTVTGRGGLPPTPREALRSSSVLADLGTPAPQTGNPSSAAVSAQPTSSPPAPIVEAQGWVKGANGEVILTAQAPTPNSHSPWISSTACRVP is encoded by the coding sequence GTGAAACAAAAGTGGACTTTGGAACTGAGAAGGTTGAAACTAGTAGGTTCAGTAGCGCTGTTCTGGCTGTCTACTTGTGGATTGAGCGCCCTCGCTCAATCCACAGACCTCAGGCCTGATACCCTCGCACCTCGTAATTTAGGCACTAGGGTCCAACCTATCAACGGACGCACCCAGCAAATCCAAGGTGGAACTCAGCGGGGCACTAACCTCTTTCATAGCTTCTCGGAATTTAATGTGCCTGAAGGAAGAAGTGTATATTTTGAGAACCCTACCGGAGTCACTAATATCCTTAGTCGAGTGACAGGTGCTAATTCCTCCAATATTGCCGGAGTATTAGGTGTTGGGGCACCTGGTGCTATAGGGGCGGCTAATCTATTTTTAATTAACCCAAATGGCATTATTTTTGGGCCAAATTCTAGATTGGAGCTTGGAGGTTCATTCCTAGCTAGTACAGCAAGCAGCTTGCGATTCAATCATTGGGAATTTAGCACTACAAACCCTCAGCCTGTACCTCTGCTGGTTATAGATGTTCCAATCGGTTTGCAATTTGGCGATTCTCCAAAGGATATTGTCAATCGTTCTTCAACCAATGACATAGGTCTACAAGTTCAGCCAGCAAGAACTCTAGCGTTAGTGGGAGGAAATGTAAGACTAGAGGGGGGATTGATAACAGCTTCAAATGGCCGAGTTGAATTGGGGGGAGTAGCAGGACTAGAAACGATAAAGTTCAGCTTGAGGGATAGTGATATTTACTTGGATGCCCTTCCTGCCAACGTAGAACGAGCAGATATACGGCTTAGAAATAGTGCGAGAATTAGTGTTGATAGTGGTGCCATTAACATCCAAGCTCGCTCTTTTACTTTGGATTCCTTTCCTACTCAGATTTCTGCTTTAGGCTTAGAAAATCTAAATGCAGGTAATATTACAATTTCTGCTAGCAATTCTGTTGAACTCTTTGGTCCTATATTATCTGTAGATAGATTTTCTGGTAAAGGAGATGGGGGAGTTATCTCTATTGAAACTGGAAGGTTAAGCGTTTCAGATAGGGCAGTGATTGAAGCCAATACGCGACCTTCTACTATAGGCAGCCCTGGGAATATTACAATACGTGCAACAGATTCAATAAGAGTAAGGGGGAGTAGCCAGATTAGTGCATATCCTCTTGAATACAGCATGGACAGCCCTAATAGCAGCGGCGGAAGCTTAATTATCGAGACCGGAAGCTTAACTATTCAGGATGGCTCGAAGGTTCGGGGAAGACAAGTATCTGTGTATGCCTCTAATCTTTTAGAATTAATTGGTACTTCAGCAGAAAATAACCTTGCGAAATATGAAAATGATCGCACCAGCTTATTGTCTGAAACCCAAGATAATAGAAATGCTGGAGGCATAAGCATTACAACTGGTCGTTTAATCGTTCGAGATGGAGCATCGATATCAGCTCGCACAAATGGTTCAGGTCGAGCAGCAAACTTAACTATAGATGCCTATGACTCGGTAGAACTGAGCGGTACCTCAGCTTTCAACGAGCAGCTTGGTAACAGATTTCCCAGTGGCTTATTTTCGGGAACATCCGGTAGTGGAGCTGGTGGGGACTTAACGATTAGAACAGGACGACTTCTTGTCCAGGATGGAGCTTTGGTTTCAGCTCGTACCCTTGGTGCTGGGAATGGAGGCAACATCACTGTTAACGCAAGTGTAATTGAAGCACTCAACGGTGGACAAATCCTCACTACTACTAATAGTAGTGGATCGGCGGGAAATATTACGCTTAATGCCACTGATAATATTATCCTCTCTGGGAGTGATCCAATCTTCACTGCTCGGCAAGGCCAATTTGATTCAGATCTACTCAATCCGGATGGCCTTGCTAGCGGTGTGTTTACTCGCACTCAAGGTACTGGAGCTGCTGGAAGCTTAACGATTAAAACCGGCGAGCTACTAGTTTCAGATGGCGCTCAATTGAATGTGAGTATTGAAAGAGTAAGCAATGAAATAGAGAGTGATGCAGGTATTCTAGATATTGAAGCCCGCTCTGTTCAGCTAGATAGAGGAGCAATCAGGGCTATAACTACCTCTGGTAATGGGGGGAATATTGAATTAAGAATTCAGGACTTGTTATCTTTGCGGCGTAATAGTGAGATATCTACCTCTGCGGGTAAGGTGGGTGCTGGTGGCAATGGCGGGAACATCACAATTGATGCTCCAGGTGCCTTTATTCTTGCCGCTCCTTTAGACAACAGTGATATCACGGCTAATGCTTTTGAGGGTGGGGGAGGAAGGGTTCAAATCACAGCACAAGGCATTTTGGGATTAGTGCCACGAACCTTAGAAGATCTCAGAACTGTGTTGGCAACTGAGGAGCCGAGCCAACTGGATCCTGATCGCTTGCAAACTAACGATGTCACCGCTATTTCGCAAACTAATTCTGCCTTGAACGGCCAAGTAATTGTTAACGCACCCGATGCTGTTGACCCCAACCAAGGATTACTCAATCTACCAACAGATGTACTGGACGCTACAGGACTAATTGCACAAGGCTGTTCAGTTCCTAGCGGGCAAGTTGCCAATGCCTTCACTGTTACAGGACGTGGTGGGTTGCCTCCTACACCAAGAGAGGCGCTCAGGAGCAGCTCTGTCCTGGCAGACCTAGGGACACCTGCGCCCCAAACGGGAAATCCCTCCAGTGCTGCTGTCTCGGCTCAACCCACTAGTTCACCGCCAGCCCCGATTGTAGAAGCCCAAGGTTGGGTCAAGGGGGCTAACGGGGAAGTGATCCTAACGGCTCAGGCTCCTACGCCGAACTCACACAGTCCTTGGATATCCTCTACTGCCTGTCGTGTGCCTTAG